A portion of the Manihot esculenta cultivar AM560-2 chromosome 2, M.esculenta_v8, whole genome shotgun sequence genome contains these proteins:
- the LOC110602694 gene encoding glutamine synthetase cytosolic isozyme → MSLLSDLINLNLSETTDKIIAEYIWIGGSGMDMRSKARTLPGPVSDPSELPKWNYDGSSTGQAPGEDSEVIIYPQAIFRDPFRRGNNILVMCDAYTPAGDPIPTNKRHAAAKVFSHPDVVAEVPWYGIEQEYTLLQKDVKWPIGWPVGGFPGPQGPYYCGVGADKSFGRDVVDSHYKACVYAGINISGINGEVMPGQWEFQVGPAVGISAGDELWVARYILERITEIAGVVLSFDPKPIQGDWNGAGAHTNYSTKSMREDGGYEIIKKAIEKLGLRHKQHIAAYGEGNDRRLTGRHETADINTFLWGVANRGASIRVGRDTEKQGKGYFEDRRPASNMDPYVVTSMIAETTILWEP, encoded by the exons ATGTCGCTGCTTTCAGATCTCATCAACCTTAACCTTTCAGAAACCACCGACAAGATCATCGCCGAGTACATATG GATTGGTGGATCCGGCATGGACATGCGGAGTAAAGCAAGG ACACTTCCTGGTCCAGTTAGTGATCCTTCAGAGCTCCCCAAGTGGAATTATGATGGTTCCAGCACAGGGCAGGCTCCTGGAGAAGACAGCGAAGTCATCATATA TCCTCAAGCTATTTTCAGGGATCCATTTAGGAGGGGCAACAATATTCTT GTGATGTGTGATGCTTACACCCCGGCTGGTGACCCAATTCCAACAAATAAAAGACATGCTGCTGCTAAAGTCTTCAGCCATCCTGATGTTGTTGCTGAAGTGCCCTG gtACGGTATTGAGCAGGAATACACCTTGTTGCAAAAAGATGTTAAATGGCCAATTGGGTGGCCTGTTGGGGGTTTCCCTGGTCCCCAG GGGCCATACTACTGTGGTGTCGGAGCTGACAAGTCTTTTGGGCGAGACGTTGTCGACTCACACTACAAGGCCTGTGTATATGCTGGAATCAACATTAGTGGTATTAATGGAGAAGTGATGCCTGGCCAG TGGGAATTTCAAGTTGGACCTGCAGTTGGTATCTCTGCTGGAGACGAATTGTGGGTTGCTCGCTACATCTTGGAG AGGATTACGGAGATTGCTGGAGTTGTCCTTTCTTTTGATCCCAAGCCAATTCAG GGAGACTGGAATGGTGCTGGAGCTCACACAAACTATAG TACAAAGTCAATgagggaagatggaggctaTGAGATCATCAAGAAAGCTATTGAGAAGTTGGGGCTCAGGCACAAACAACACATTGCTGCATATGGTGAAGGCAATGATCGCAGGCTAACAGGACGACACGAAACAGCTGACATCAACACATTCTTATGG GGTGTTGCCAACCGTGGAGCATCAATTCGTGTTGGCCGAGACACGGAGAAGCAAGGAAAAGGGTATTTTGAGGACAGGAGGCCTGCATCAAACATGGATCCATATGTTGTGACTTCCATGATTGCAGAAACCACAATTCTCTGGGAACCATAA